A region from the SAR86 cluster bacterium genome encodes:
- a CDS encoding ATP-dependent DNA ligase, whose amino-acid sequence MTDPSKIIIELESNNSRLFKESVIEKNLHNEEFQEGLSMCLDPLITFGVKQVPESKEKTNHLSWKEFKEKINLLVDREKTGHAARDLIIELMKRSSGDQWNNWYRRILIKDLRCGVSQKTVNNVAKRMNLDFSIPVFSCMLAHDGAKHPKKIIGECLVEYKYDGVRVIAIVKKGNATLYSRNGKIFSNFPHIEEALSSSKYNNFVFDGEVMSNDFQELMKQVHRKSGANTKDAYLALFDILPLNEFNNGVSKLNSIERKEVLRKLDNNFKDSIKLVDYEVIDFDNPKGQAKFAKMNKEALEMGYEGLMIKPKNDLYECKRSHAWLKIKPFIEVTLKVTSIQEGTGKHEGKLGAFTVEGTDDGKFFSLSVGSGLTDEDREKFWLAKDKLVGRLIEIRADAITQSLDSETYSLRFPRFKNFRGFEIDEKL is encoded by the coding sequence ATGACAGACCCATCAAAGATAATTATAGAACTCGAAAGTAATAATAGTAGACTATTTAAAGAAAGCGTAATTGAAAAAAATTTACACAATGAGGAATTTCAAGAGGGTTTATCTATGTGTTTAGATCCACTAATTACATTCGGTGTAAAACAAGTTCCTGAATCTAAGGAAAAGACCAATCACTTATCATGGAAGGAGTTTAAAGAGAAGATCAATCTTCTTGTTGATAGAGAAAAAACTGGTCATGCTGCAAGAGATTTAATTATAGAATTAATGAAAAGATCATCAGGTGATCAATGGAATAATTGGTATCGAAGAATTCTTATTAAGGATTTAAGATGTGGTGTGAGTCAAAAAACAGTTAATAATGTAGCAAAAAGAATGAATCTTGATTTTAGTATTCCAGTTTTTTCATGCATGTTAGCTCATGATGGCGCAAAGCATCCTAAAAAAATTATTGGCGAATGTTTAGTAGAATATAAATATGATGGAGTAAGAGTTATCGCAATTGTAAAAAAAGGAAATGCTACTTTATATAGCAGAAATGGAAAAATTTTTTCAAATTTTCCCCATATCGAAGAAGCTTTAAGTTCTTCAAAATATAATAATTTTGTTTTTGATGGAGAAGTAATGAGTAATGATTTTCAAGAGCTAATGAAGCAAGTCCATAGAAAGTCTGGTGCAAATACAAAAGATGCATACTTAGCTTTATTTGATATCTTGCCTCTCAATGAATTTAACAATGGTGTAAGCAAATTGAATTCAATTGAACGAAAAGAGGTCCTTAGAAAACTAGATAATAATTTTAAAGATTCTATAAAATTAGTTGATTATGAAGTAATAGATTTCGATAATCCAAAAGGACAAGCAAAGTTTGCCAAGATGAATAAAGAAGCACTTGAAATGGGCTATGAAGGACTAATGATAAAGCCTAAAAATGATCTTTACGAATGCAAAAGGAGCCATGCATGGTTAAAAATAAAACCATTTATTGAAGTAACATTAAAAGTAACAAGTATTCAAGAGGGTACAGGTAAGCATGAGGGCAAGTTAGGCGCATTCACTGTTGAAGGAACAGATGATGGAAAGTTTTTTTCTTTAAGTGTTGGAAGTGGATTAACTGATGAAGATAGAGAAAAATTTTGGTTAGCTAAAGATAAATTAGTCGGTAGACTTATAGAAATAAGAGCAGATGCAATTACTCAAAGCTTAGATAGTGAAACCTATAGTTTAAGGTTCCCAAGGTTTAAAAATTTTAGAGGATTTGAGATAGATGAAAAATTATAA
- a CDS encoding cell division protein ZipA, producing MQNNFEIYLIGFSVLIFLILTFFFIRKISNSSELKMKIEPVSDSFDEDDSINIDNQSSFDFNEKVDEAKELQNKEQELAILNLISVDKSDFNINQFFGIMNNLNTKSKNGYFSYLDINNKEIFKIVNAINPGTFDENTSTFAILVVADLASVSNPTNAFQEMINFAYMFSEKFHSSICDAERMPITKQMISHMESRAQEIMRLSQLNNFKEVSN from the coding sequence ATGCAAAATAATTTTGAAATATATCTAATAGGTTTTTCAGTTTTAATTTTTTTAATTTTAACTTTTTTCTTCATTAGAAAAATATCAAATTCCAGCGAGCTTAAGATGAAAATAGAACCTGTTTCGGATTCATTTGATGAAGATGATTCAATAAATATAGATAATCAAAGTTCTTTTGACTTTAATGAAAAAGTTGATGAAGCCAAAGAGCTACAAAACAAAGAGCAAGAGCTAGCCATACTAAACCTAATTTCTGTAGATAAATCTGATTTTAATATTAATCAATTTTTTGGAATCATGAATAACCTAAATACAAAAAGTAAGAACGGCTATTTTTCATATTTAGATATAAATAACAAAGAAATATTTAAAATAGTTAATGCTATTAATCCCGGAACTTTTGATGAAAATACTTCAACCTTCGCCATTTTAGTTGTTGCTGATCTTGCAAGTGTAAGCAATCCTACTAATGCATTCCAAGAAATGATTAATTTTGCATATATGTTTTCAGAAAAGTTTCATTCAAGTATTTGTGATGCAGAGAGGATGCCAATAACAAAACAAATGATTTCTCATATGGAATCAAGAGCTCAAGAAATTATGCGTTTAAGCCAACTTAATAACTTTAAAGAAGTATCAAATTAG
- a CDS encoding AAA family ATPase, protein MQLKHIKLAGFKSFVDPTKIAFPTNLVGVVGPNGCGKSNVIDAVRWVLGELSAKNLRGDSMADVIFNGSDLRKPSGQCSIELLFDNSSGKIGGEYSSFNEISIKRVMTRDSQSNYFINSTKCRRKDVQDLFLGTGLGPSSYAIIEQGMVSSLVSAKPEDLRTHIEEAAGVSKYRERRRETESRIKRTKENLSRVKDIKDEISRLIKRLENQAKAAEKYKKLKEDEAKTELDIAIVFSLKAKNSKDQLQNNLDALNRDYKIKDSEVKTKQSKIDEFRTQNEAVLSSYEESQKNYYSIGAEVARNEQDIHNLKNQKKQFKEELSRVEDLHKIAIEKAEDFENLSPKEKALRLLDRIINTLNENGFVKDRVKENAYELKDLLKNIFQIASEQTKSISADYIERKTKLTKDINDIDKSIETKTELLNDLILNSSIAEEALNKIRKEQSAVDSEVKKLESERSIAELDLRSISEKITNLRVELKSHEIQLDSSNKKINQAGINIDTINFDNYENLDVEELQKNIEILQEKILKLGAINLAAPNEIAEELKRKEELDSQYDELIDALEKLSAAIKKIDEETKTRFKNSFDAVNARIKEVFPKLFGGGFAELSLTENDTLNAGVVLMARPPGKKNTSISQLSGGEKALTALALVFSIFELNPAPFCMLDEVDAPLDDLNTMRFINMVEEMSKTIQFIFITHNKVSMERSDHLMGVTMQEAGVSRMVSVDVNQALEFAET, encoded by the coding sequence ATGCAATTAAAACATATAAAACTAGCAGGTTTTAAAAGTTTCGTAGATCCAACGAAAATAGCATTTCCAACAAACTTAGTTGGTGTAGTTGGTCCTAATGGTTGCGGTAAATCTAATGTAATTGATGCGGTGAGATGGGTGTTAGGTGAACTTTCAGCCAAAAATTTAAGAGGAGATTCAATGGCTGATGTCATTTTTAATGGATCAGACCTGAGAAAGCCCTCAGGTCAATGCAGTATTGAATTATTATTTGATAATTCAAGTGGAAAAATTGGTGGTGAATACTCATCCTTTAATGAGATTTCAATTAAAAGAGTTATGACTCGAGATAGTCAGTCAAATTATTTTATTAATAGTACAAAATGCAGAAGAAAAGATGTTCAGGATCTTTTTTTAGGAACTGGGCTTGGCCCAAGTTCATATGCAATTATTGAACAGGGGATGGTAAGTAGTTTAGTTTCAGCAAAACCAGAAGATCTTAGAACACATATTGAAGAAGCAGCCGGAGTATCTAAATATAGAGAAAGAAGAAGAGAGACTGAAAGTAGGATCAAAAGAACTAAAGAAAATCTTTCGCGTGTAAAAGATATTAAAGATGAAATTTCAAGATTAATAAAAAGGCTTGAAAATCAGGCTAAAGCTGCTGAAAAATATAAAAAACTTAAAGAAGATGAAGCAAAGACAGAGCTAGATATTGCTATTGTTTTTTCATTAAAAGCAAAAAATAGCAAAGACCAACTTCAAAATAATCTAGATGCTCTAAATCGTGACTATAAAATAAAAGATTCAGAGGTTAAAACTAAACAATCTAAGATTGATGAATTTAGAACACAAAATGAGGCAGTTTTAAGCTCGTATGAAGAGTCTCAAAAAAATTATTATTCTATTGGAGCAGAGGTTGCAAGAAACGAACAAGATATTCACAACTTAAAAAATCAAAAAAAACAATTCAAAGAAGAACTTTCAAGAGTAGAAGATCTTCATAAAATAGCTATTGAGAAAGCAGAAGATTTTGAAAATTTGTCACCAAAAGAAAAAGCATTACGACTTTTAGATAGGATAATTAACACATTAAATGAAAATGGCTTTGTTAAAGATCGTGTTAAAGAAAATGCTTATGAATTAAAAGATTTATTAAAAAATATATTTCAAATAGCATCAGAGCAAACAAAAAGCATTTCAGCTGACTATATTGAAAGAAAGACTAAGCTTACAAAAGATATAAATGACATAGATAAATCAATTGAAACAAAAACTGAATTACTAAATGACCTTATTTTGAATAGTTCAATAGCTGAAGAAGCACTTAACAAAATAAGAAAAGAACAATCAGCTGTTGATAGCGAAGTAAAAAAATTAGAAAGTGAAAGATCTATCGCAGAGCTTGATTTAAGATCCATATCAGAAAAAATTACTAATTTAAGAGTAGAACTTAAATCACATGAAATACAATTAGATTCATCTAATAAAAAAATTAATCAAGCAGGTATAAATATAGATACAATTAATTTTGATAACTACGAGAATTTAGATGTTGAAGAATTACAAAAAAATATTGAGATTTTGCAAGAGAAAATCTTAAAGTTAGGGGCAATTAACTTAGCAGCACCAAATGAAATTGCAGAAGAACTCAAAAGAAAAGAAGAATTAGATTCCCAGTATGATGAATTAATAGACGCACTTGAAAAACTTTCAGCTGCTATTAAGAAAATTGATGAAGAAACAAAAACTAGATTTAAAAATAGTTTTGATGCAGTAAACGCAAGGATCAAAGAAGTCTTTCCAAAACTTTTTGGGGGTGGTTTTGCAGAACTTTCTCTGACTGAAAATGATACTCTTAACGCAGGAGTTGTTCTGATGGCCCGTCCTCCTGGAAAGAAAAATACTTCAATTTCGCAGTTATCTGGCGGTGAAAAAGCGTTAACAGCATTAGCACTTGTATTTTCAATATTTGAGTTGAATCCTGCTCCTTTTTGTATGCTTGATGAAGTCGATGCACCATTAGATGATTTAAATACGATGAGATTTATAAATATGGTTGAAGAAATGTCAAAAACTATCCAATTTATTTTTATAACTCATAACAAAGTATCAATGGAAAGAAGTGATCATCTTATGGGAGTCACAATGCAGGAAGCTGGTGTATCAAGAATGGTATCGGTTGATGTTAATCAAGCATTAGAATTTGCAGAAACGTAA
- a CDS encoding cytochrome c-type biogenesis protein CcmH: MIKKYLLLNLFFFTSLISGTPLYEFDNLEDEKRFYKLIKEIRCPKCTSGSLASSNAPVSEDLKLKIVAMIKENKTDNEIKEYVIKRFGQGAVYNPNFDKKTSFLWISPFILLFLASLTFIFRKK, from the coding sequence ATGATTAAAAAATATCTATTGCTAAATTTATTTTTCTTTACCTCTTTAATTTCTGGAACTCCACTCTATGAATTTGATAATTTAGAAGACGAAAAAAGATTTTATAAGTTAATTAAGGAAATAAGATGTCCAAAGTGCACCAGCGGATCTCTAGCTAGTTCAAATGCTCCTGTTTCTGAGGATTTAAAACTTAAAATTGTTGCAATGATTAAAGAAAATAAAACTGATAATGAAATAAAAGAATATGTAATTAAAAGATTTGGTCAGGGAGCAGTTTATAATCCAAATTTTGATAAAAAAACTTCTTTTTTATGGATATCACCTTTTATACTATTATTTCTTGCTTCGTTGACATTTATATTTAGAAAAAAATAA
- a CDS encoding DsbE family thiol:disulfide interchange protein has translation MKILFRLSILLIPMSLIIFLFVYLKEDKFYPGADFRNFNTPAFELPLLDKVNTVTNKDLGDEYILNIWASWCITCLVEHPYLTQLKSKKIPIVGLNYKDEKNEAINWLQKFGNPYELIIYDYKGQFALDLGVTGAPETFLIHNDRVLVHYQGEVNEKVWKDVFKPIIEKEGLFND, from the coding sequence ATGAAGATATTGTTTAGATTAAGTATCTTACTTATACCTATGTCTTTAATTATCTTTTTATTTGTTTATTTAAAAGAAGATAAATTTTATCCTGGAGCAGATTTTAGAAATTTTAATACACCTGCTTTTGAGTTACCTCTTTTAGATAAAGTTAATACTGTTACTAATAAAGATTTAGGTGATGAATATATTCTTAATATTTGGGCAAGTTGGTGTATAACATGCTTAGTTGAACACCCATATTTAACACAACTTAAATCAAAAAAAATTCCAATAGTTGGCCTCAATTATAAAGATGAAAAAAATGAAGCAATTAATTGGCTTCAAAAATTTGGTAATCCTTACGAACTAATAATTTATGACTATAAAGGACAATTTGCATTAGATCTTGGTGTTACCGGAGCACCAGAAACATTTTTAATTCATAATGATAGAGTTTTAGTTCATTATCAAGGCGAAGTTAACGAAAAGGTATGGAAAGATGTGTTTAAGCCAATAATTGAAAAAGAAGGTCTATTTAATGATTAA
- a CDS encoding heme lyase CcmF/NrfE family subunit, whose protein sequence is MIVEISHFLTILSAGLFLLTALFSFSFDNKNINVINLTSKLYNHSFLLLLSSFGIYIFLAANDYFSVLYIAQHSNTNLPLFYKISSIWSAHEGSMFLWIVFLALWGFFYNISTSVKQQLKALSIGVIALIIVGFLFFLLFTSNPFETILPIAPSNGADINPVLQDPALAIHPPILYLGYVGFVIAFANAIAFLIEGNSTIKWESFVRTWSLAAWAFLTVGITLGSWWAYYELGWGGYWFWDPVENVALIPWLLATAFIHSVYVSAKSSTLRIWTVLLSILVFSMSLFGAFIVRSGIIDSIHSFANDPTRGMYLLLFTSIIILSAFSLFILRVDKLKSEKKIKTFSKESFVSINNIIFATLAFTTILGVLYPLIYEYLFDQQISVGAPFYNAIFIPITLIAGFFMIYSINSKWSTSNIKSKLLNATTLSFVLSFCLMAIFMALTKITNIWIITSIFTGMLIFVRYLIVIFLLISKKKYSNPFSILAHLGLALLIISIALNNELSSERAILLKLNESSSFEDYKIKFQNIELENNDNFDSVKGTFIFEDRYGQEFTLFPEKRRYFARGQITTETSIFPTILKDIYITLGDQLEDGNWVVNIQFNYFIRWIWFSTCLMALSGILLLYSLNKNKRSLL, encoded by the coding sequence ATGATAGTAGAGATCTCTCATTTCCTAACAATTTTGTCTGCTGGATTATTCTTGTTAACTGCATTATTTAGCTTTTCTTTTGATAATAAGAATATAAATGTAATAAACCTTACTTCAAAACTCTATAACCACTCCTTTTTATTGTTACTAAGTTCTTTTGGTATTTATATTTTCTTAGCAGCTAATGATTATTTCTCTGTTCTTTACATTGCACAACACTCTAATACTAATTTACCTCTCTTCTACAAAATTTCTTCTATATGGAGTGCTCATGAAGGTTCTATGTTTTTATGGATAGTTTTTTTGGCTTTGTGGGGATTTTTTTATAACATTAGTACTTCAGTCAAACAACAATTAAAAGCTTTATCAATAGGGGTTATAGCGCTCATCATAGTTGGGTTTTTATTTTTTTTATTATTTACCTCAAATCCTTTTGAGACAATTTTACCAATTGCTCCATCAAATGGTGCCGATATTAATCCAGTGCTTCAAGATCCTGCTTTAGCAATACATCCCCCAATTTTATATCTTGGTTATGTAGGATTTGTCATAGCTTTTGCTAATGCTATTGCTTTCTTAATAGAAGGAAACTCAACTATTAAATGGGAATCTTTTGTAAGAACTTGGTCTCTAGCAGCGTGGGCTTTTTTAACTGTAGGAATAACACTTGGGAGTTGGTGGGCTTATTATGAACTAGGTTGGGGTGGTTACTGGTTTTGGGATCCAGTTGAAAATGTTGCTTTGATTCCATGGCTTCTTGCAACCGCTTTTATTCATTCGGTTTACGTTTCTGCAAAATCATCAACTCTTAGAATTTGGACAGTACTATTATCAATATTAGTATTTTCTATGAGTCTATTTGGCGCATTTATAGTTAGATCTGGAATTATCGATAGTATACATTCATTTGCGAATGACCCTACAAGAGGAATGTACTTATTATTATTTACATCAATAATAATTTTATCGGCATTTTCTTTATTTATTTTAAGAGTAGATAAGTTAAAATCTGAAAAAAAAATAAAAACTTTTTCAAAAGAATCATTCGTCTCGATTAATAATATAATCTTCGCCACTTTGGCATTCACAACTATTTTGGGTGTTTTGTATCCCTTAATTTATGAATATCTATTTGATCAACAAATTAGTGTTGGAGCACCATTCTATAATGCGATTTTTATTCCAATTACGCTTATAGCAGGATTCTTTATGATTTACTCTATTAACTCAAAATGGAGCACATCAAATATTAAATCCAAGTTACTAAATGCAACAACTTTGTCTTTTGTTTTAAGCTTTTGTTTAATGGCTATTTTTATGGCATTAACAAAAATAACTAATATTTGGATCATTACATCCATTTTTACAGGAATGCTTATTTTTGTAAGATACCTCATCGTAATTTTTTTACTTATTAGTAAAAAGAAATACTCAAATCCTTTTAGCATTCTTGCCCATCTTGGTTTAGCCCTCTTAATAATATCTATTGCCTTGAATAATGAATTATCATCCGAAAGGGCAATTCTTTTAAAATTGAACGAATCTAGTTCTTTTGAAGATTATAAAATTAAATTTCAAAATATTGAGCTTGAAAATAATGATAACTTTGATTCAGTCAAAGGCACTTTTATTTTTGAAGACAGATATGGACAAGAGTTTACGCTTTTCCCGGAAAAAAGACGTTACTTTGCAAGAGGACAAATCACAACAGAGACTTCGATATTCCCAACAATACTTAAAGACATTTATATTACATTAGGAGATCAGCTGGAGGATGGAAATTGGGTTGTAAACATTCAGTTTAATTATTTTATAAGATGGATTTGGTTTTCGACATGTTTGATGGCTCTATCAGGAATTTTGCTTTTATATTCTCTTAACAAAAATAAGCGATCATTGTTATGA
- the ccmE gene encoding cytochrome c maturation protein CcmE, protein MNPIRKKRLFNVLLVLLFSFAGISLILYSLNSNLDYFFTPSELMDKEVPSDRRIKLGGMVLEGSVVRASSEILFTVTDYENSINVTYRGIVPDLFKENSGVVALGFLDNQMFYAEEVLAKHDENYMPPNLEIKK, encoded by the coding sequence ATGAACCCAATTAGAAAAAAAAGATTATTTAATGTGTTGCTCGTCCTTTTGTTCTCATTTGCAGGTATTTCGCTAATTCTTTATTCACTTAATTCAAATCTGGATTATTTTTTTACACCATCTGAACTAATGGACAAAGAAGTTCCTAGCGATAGAAGAATAAAGTTAGGAGGCATGGTTTTAGAGGGTTCGGTAGTTCGAGCTTCATCGGAAATTTTATTTACTGTAACAGACTATGAAAACTCAATAAATGTAACTTATAGAGGTATAGTACCAGACTTATTTAAAGAAAATAGCGGCGTTGTTGCTTTAGGATTTCTTGATAATCAAATGTTTTATGCGGAGGAGGTTTTAGCAAAACATGACGAAAACTATATGCCACCAAACCTAGAAATTAAAAAATGA
- the ccmC gene encoding heme ABC transporter permease CcmC has product MYKIIKKFIHQFASPKSYLLKVDRYYTAIFYLSIFIFSLSVFWGLFLTPEDYIQGNSFRIIYLHVPASFVSQSLYAVMAISGVFYLIWRVKLAAYLIVAIAPIGAMTTFIALITGAIWGIPTWGTWWQWDARITSTLILFIMYLGCISLHSSFTNYERADKLLSWLVIIGAVNLPIIKKSVDWWSTLHQSASITLTEKPSIDPVMLYPLIGSIIGFVGLVVCLVLLSSKNQILIREKTKTWIRDYV; this is encoded by the coding sequence ATGTACAAAATTATTAAAAAATTCATACATCAATTTGCTTCACCAAAGTCTTATTTATTGAAAGTAGATAGGTACTACACAGCAATTTTCTATCTTTCTATATTTATATTTTCTTTATCTGTTTTTTGGGGACTATTTTTGACTCCAGAAGATTATATTCAAGGGAATTCTTTTAGAATAATTTATTTACATGTTCCGGCTTCATTTGTATCTCAATCGCTGTATGCGGTTATGGCAATTTCTGGAGTCTTCTACTTAATATGGAGAGTTAAGCTTGCTGCATATCTAATTGTTGCAATAGCACCAATTGGAGCAATGACAACATTTATTGCATTAATAACTGGAGCTATATGGGGGATACCCACATGGGGTACTTGGTGGCAATGGGATGCGAGAATAACATCTACTTTGATATTATTTATAATGTATTTAGGTTGCATTTCACTTCATAGTTCATTTACTAATTACGAAAGGGCAGATAAATTATTGTCATGGCTTGTAATAATTGGAGCAGTTAATCTGCCTATTATAAAAAAATCCGTAGACTGGTGGAGTACTTTGCATCAATCTGCATCAATTACACTGACTGAAAAGCCCAGTATTGATCCAGTAATGCTATATCCTTTAATTGGATCTATTATTGGCTTTGTCGGATTAGTAGTTTGCTTAGTTTTACTGTCTTCTAAAAATCAAATCTTGATTAGAGAAAAAACTAAGACATGGATTAGAGATTATGTTTAA
- a CDS encoding heme exporter protein CcmB has product MKIIYIEFLKLKTKARSWMGPILVFWLILIAYPLTVEFLKEKLVIGFFSVLWIAILISMMFAAEDIFTEDYNDGTLEQTMIVNSSFSLIVGVKIFIYWLFIGIPISLLSFIFSLGTSENLIISLLVLPMSMISSYIFLNIFVLGNALSLNKGSVLGAIVTMPLALPVLIVLGKSVSAIQLELNFTGFIFLLLGSLSIIIVIVPTVISYIIKAHLE; this is encoded by the coding sequence ATGAAAATAATTTATATAGAATTCCTAAAATTAAAAACTAAGGCAAGAAGCTGGATGGGACCAATATTAGTGTTTTGGCTCATATTAATTGCATACCCATTAACAGTTGAGTTCTTAAAAGAAAAGTTAGTAATTGGTTTCTTTTCAGTTCTCTGGATAGCAATTTTGATCTCAATGATGTTTGCTGCTGAAGATATCTTTACTGAGGATTATAATGATGGAACTTTAGAACAAACTATGATTGTAAATTCCTCCTTCTCTTTGATTGTTGGTGTAAAAATTTTTATATATTGGTTATTTATAGGAATCCCAATTTCTTTGCTAAGCTTTATATTTTCACTTGGAACATCAGAAAATTTAATAATTAGTTTATTAGTATTGCCAATGTCGATGATTAGCTCTTATATATTTTTAAATATTTTTGTTTTAGGAAATGCATTAAGTTTAAACAAAGGAAGTGTTTTAGGAGCAATAGTAACAATGCCATTAGCTCTTCCTGTTTTGATTGTTTTAGGTAAAAGCGTATCAGCAATTCAATTGGAATTAAATTTCACTGGGTTTATTTTTTTATTGCTTGGAAGCTTATCAATTATAATAGTTATAGTACCGACTGTTATATCTTATATAATTAAAGCACACTTAGAATAG
- the ccmA gene encoding heme ABC exporter ATP-binding protein CcmA — protein MNDTSILVADKISYKINEIRLFHNLTFSLKEGSALHICGENGSGKSTLIRIILGLTQQTKGTIKHCTKNKISYLGHKNALKSYLTLEENLLLMELNNMKGLKKYVEILDLKKFLDVRVANLSFGQQKKLALLRVFLNNSNLLILDEPFVGLDKSTQNLLSSFLNNELTQKKALIYTSHIECDLNSEILNLNSN, from the coding sequence ATGAATGATACATCTATCCTAGTAGCAGATAAAATAAGTTATAAAATTAATGAAATAAGATTATTTCATAACCTTACTTTTTCTCTAAAAGAGGGTAGCGCATTACATATTTGTGGTGAAAATGGATCGGGCAAATCCACACTAATTAGGATTATATTGGGGCTTACTCAACAAACAAAGGGAACAATAAAACACTGCACTAAAAATAAAATATCTTACCTTGGTCATAAAAATGCCTTAAAAAGCTATCTAACCCTTGAAGAAAACTTATTATTAATGGAGCTAAACAATATGAAAGGGCTAAAAAAATATGTCGAAATATTAGATTTAAAAAAATTTCTTGATGTTAGAGTTGCCAATCTTTCTTTTGGCCAGCAAAAAAAACTTGCTTTATTAAGAGTTTTTTTAAACAACTCCAATCTTTTAATTTTAGATGAACCATTCGTTGGTTTAGATAAAAGTACGCAAAATTTATTAAGTAGTTTTTTGAATAATGAACTCACTCAAAAAAAAGCTCTAATTTATACATCACATATCGAATGTGACTTGAATTCAGAAATATTAAATTTAAATAGTAACTAA
- a CDS encoding PLP-dependent transferase translates to MSKTYTNPETIGLHAGWRKDDSTNSVAVPIHQTTSFQFDDCDHAANLFALSELGNIYSRIMNPTCAVLEDRIAALEGGVGALAVASGQAASAYAIQNIAKNGDNIVASSHLYGGTYNQFKNVMSDMGIDVRFVDPADPQNFADATDDKTRAYYGEVLPNPSFEVFPMSEVAEIGRPLGIPLIVDNTAAPVICKPFDHGAAVLIHSTTKFIGGHGTSIGGIIVDSGNFDWEAFPERQPAMNTPDPSYGGAVWTEAVKPLGPIAYILKARTTILRDMGAAMSPFNAFMFIQGLETLALRMREHTSNAEKIATYLSNHDSVERVIYPSVMEGYAKERAEKYLTGGNGGLMGFEIKGGIEAGRKFINALEMVYHVANIGDSRSLAIHPGSTTHSQLNEEELLAAGITPGFVRLSIGLEHVDDIIADYEQALAKI, encoded by the coding sequence ATGAGTAAAACATACACAAATCCAGAAACAATTGGTCTTCATGCTGGGTGGAGAAAAGATGATAGTACTAATTCAGTTGCCGTACCAATTCATCAAACAACTAGTTTTCAATTTGATGATTGCGATCATGCTGCAAATCTTTTTGCTTTATCAGAGCTAGGAAATATATATTCAAGAATCATGAATCCAACGTGTGCTGTTTTAGAGGATAGGATTGCTGCTCTTGAGGGTGGTGTTGGAGCTTTGGCAGTTGCATCAGGACAAGCTGCGTCAGCTTATGCAATTCAAAATATTGCAAAAAATGGCGATAATATAGTTGCATCATCACATCTTTATGGGGGTACATATAATCAGTTTAAAAATGTAATGTCTGATATGGGTATCGATGTTCGATTTGTTGATCCTGCTGATCCACAAAATTTTGCAGATGCAACCGATGATAAAACAAGAGCTTATTATGGCGAAGTTTTGCCAAATCCAAGTTTTGAAGTTTTCCCGATGTCAGAAGTTGCTGAAATAGGAAGACCATTAGGCATTCCGCTGATTGTTGACAATACAGCTGCACCGGTCATTTGCAAACCTTTTGATCATGGTGCTGCAGTTCTGATTCACTCAACTACAAAGTTTATTGGTGGACATGGAACATCTATCGGAGGAATTATTGTTGATAGTGGTAATTTTGATTGGGAGGCTTTTCCAGAAAGACAACCAGCAATGAATACTCCAGATCCTTCATATGGAGGAGCTGTATGGACTGAAGCTGTAAAACCTTTAGGTCCAATTGCATATATTCTCAAAGCAAGAACTACTATTTTGCGTGATATGGGCGCTGCTATGAGTCCTTTTAATGCCTTCATGTTTATTCAAGGATTAGAAACTCTTGCATTAAGAATGAGAGAACATACTTCAAATGCAGAAAAAATTGCAACCTATTTATCAAATCATGATTCTGTAGAAAGAGTTATTTATCCATCTGTTATGGAAGGTTATGCTAAAGAAAGAGCTGAAAAATATTTAACTGGCGGTAATGGTGGCCTTATGGGATTTGAAATCAAAGGTGGAATAGAAGCAGGTAGAAAATTTATCAATGCCTTAGAGATGGTATATCACGTTGCTAACATTGGAGATTCACGAAGTTTAGCTATTCATCCTGGAAGCACCACACATAGCCAATTAAATGAAGAAGAGTTATTAGCAGCTGGTATAACTCCAGGTTTTGTTAGATTGTCGATTGGTTTAGAGCACGTTGATGATATTATTGCTGACTATGAACAGGCTTTAGCAAAAATTTAA